Below is a genomic region from bacterium.
CCCGGCCCCCTTCGCGCCTCCTGATGATCCACTGCCATGTAGCGCAAACAAGTTGCTTGAATATGAATAAACCGTCGCCTGACGTTCACGAAAGCGAATAAGAGCAAGCTCTATCAACTCTGTTAAAAGCTGCGTGAACGAAACGCCACTTTCTTCCCATAGATAAAAAGCAAGCGAGCCTGGAATAGCATTTAACTCGTTCACATAAATCTCGTCTGTTACTCGATCCGCGATGAAGTCAACGCGACTTACCCCGGCGCACCCAAGCCCCCGAAAGGTCTTAATCGCCAACTCCTGAACCTGTTGTGTGACATCTGGTGGGATATCGGCTGGTATCACTCGATCCATACTTGCCATTGATGTCTCTGACTGCGGCGACTTCGCTCCACATTTACCAGATGAGGAGCGCTCATATTTATCAGCAAAACTAAGAAGCTCACCCGATGAAAGAGGTCGCTCAATTACGCTCGCTCGCTGCTGTGACTCATTGCCCAAAACCGAGCAATTTAATTCGTACATCTCTGGCAAAAATACTTCTACCAGTACCTTTGGACAGTACATGGCGACTCGATGTGCAGCATCTAATAACTCCTTTCCTTCACGTACGACTTCTATGCCTATACTCGACCCCAAGAGGGCTGGTTTTAATATACATGGAAAACTACAGGCAGATTCGATGCGAGCGACAACATCTTCCGGAGATTCTTCGAGTTCAAAGCGGGTAAATGAACAAGCCGGCAATACGGGAAGACCGAGCCCCTTCAAGACCTCTTTCATGACGACTTTATCCATGGAGACAGCAGAGCCGGTAACATCACACCCAGTAAACGGCACATCCATAATCTGGAATAATCCCTGGACCGAGCCATCCTCACCATAACTCCCGTGAAAAACAGGGAGATATACATCAACCTCTACTGGAGGGGTTGTTTTCTGAAACCATCCGCTCTGCGGCACTGAATAGAGCTTCCAGTCCCCACGAACAGGCCTCGGCATCACTTCTGACAGCGATTGAAGGAGCTTCTCCATATCTCGGTAGTTTGCCACATCACCGAGCTGCTCTCCGACATACCATCTCCCCTCTTTCGACAAATAGACCGCTATCGGCTCATAGCGCTCACGGTCTATGGCATGAAAGGCCTGAACGCCAGAAATAACAGAGACTTCATGCTCAACTGATACTCCACCGAATAATACCGCCACTCTTTTTTTCATCTGCTCACCCATACAGGTCTGGTAAATCATTTTCGAACAACACGACATCCCCTGGCTTATTGTACCGAGTAAGATGTTCCGCTGCATCTCTTAAGGTCCTTACTTGTTCTATATCCTCAGAAAGAAATCCCTCGCTAAGCAGTCCCTCTTTTAGTGGAAATACTCGCTCATCTTCACCGACGAGTA
It encodes:
- a CDS encoding D-alanine--D-alanine ligase — protein: MIYQTCMGEQMKKRVAVLFGGVSVEHEVSVISGVQAFHAIDRERYEPIAVYLSKEGRWYVGEQLGDVANYRDMEKLLQSLSEVMPRPVRGDWKLYSVPQSGWFQKTTPPVEVDVYLPVFHGSYGEDGSVQGLFQIMDVPFTGCDVTGSAVSMDKVVMKEVLKGLGLPVLPACSFTRFELEESPEDVVARIESACSFPCILKPALLGSSIGIEVVREGKELLDAAHRVAMYCPKVLVEVFLPEMYELNCSVLGNESQQRASVIERPLSSGELLSFADKYERSSSGKCGAKSPQSETSMASMDRVIPADIPPDVTQQVQELAIKTFRGLGCAGVSRVDFIADRVTDEIYVNELNAIPGSLAFYLWEESGVSFTQLLTELIELALIRFRERQATVYSYSSNLFALHGSGSSGGAKGAG